The genomic DNA TGCTGCGGCGATACCTGGAACCATAATAGTAACGATCCCATTACATACAGTAGAAATCATTCAAGGTAAATCAGTACCTGCCAAAAAAAATACTGAGATATGCATTACCCATTGCCATAGGCAGGTGATTCGTCACGTCCACGGACTGGTGACCTGCTCACACTGCGCCCACGAGCCGGTGACACACTACGACGCCTTGGAGAGCGGCTGTAGCTTCTGTTTACAAAGCATATCTTATTTGTCAGATCTATTGTTCTTCATGTAATAATATAAtatagctactccctccgttccatattactcgtcgctgatttagtacaacCAGCGACGAGtaatatggaacggagggagtacatatttagCATAAGAAGCAAATGTGACAAATAATAACAACAGATTTGGTATATAGGGTATTCTTTTTATGCGCTAAAACCTTCCGACTTGACTACTCAAAATGCAACTAGTGAATAGTAGAGGTAGATAAATGTCAATGTCAAACAGAAGAAAATTGAGGAGCCTAATGTAGCCACAAGCTCGAGTAATTTTGCACCAAAAATAGCAATCCCAAATTGATCATACCTTTTCCCATGTAAATCTAGCAGTTGTATAATTGGCATCATTGAGCATACTTCACAAAGTACAAGAAAATAAACAAGAGAGCAAAGATGACCCAATTGCTATTCTTCCATGCAATTACAAACACCTTTTCCACGTCTACTACTCAACCATGAAGCAAGAAACGATACAGGAGGATTAACATCTAACAGGTAGAAATCAGAAGACAATGCCTGGAACTGCATGCAGCCATGTACCATAGCCACCCCCACAGCATATTTACACAACTATACCTAATGTCGCAAAATAATTTTGAAACAAATCAGGGAACACTACGAGAAGTAGattgttcatcatgtcatcaaAGGGTTCAAATTGCATATCTGCTAGTCACTAATCCTTTGCATGATCATGTGTGATAGTAATGAATCTACATATCAGCAAAGTATAACATGAACtttttttaagtatatatgtttcATAACATTAACAACCTATGTTTTTAAAGCGTCCCTAGCCTAGGCGTCGAAGCGCTCCCCCTCCGCTTTGGAAAATCGACCGCTTCGGGCGCCTAGGCGTCCAAAGCGCCCGCATAGGCGCCAAAGCGCCCCCCTCCCTCCCTAAGGCGGTAAGGCGTCGCCTTAAAAACATAGTTAACAACTATTGTCTCAAAAAAAATATTAACAACTATTTGATTACCTTCTGCTATAGCTTGGACTCCTGCGGTACCTAGGGCTCCGACTGCGGCTACGGCTTCGACTCCTGCTGCGACGCCTTCCACTGCCTAGGCCCCCAGAACCAATCCTCAGACGGCACTCACGGGCAAAGTGACCAGACTCGCCACACTCATAACACTTCATCTCAGATCCACCAGATCGATCACGACCACCACGACCACTGCTGGCATTACGAGACAGCTCAACTCTCCAACCATTCTTGCCTGCAGATGCAAAAGACA from Triticum urartu cultivar G1812 unplaced genomic scaffold, Tu2.1 TuUngrouped_contig_6926, whole genome shotgun sequence includes the following:
- the LOC125531274 gene encoding serine/arginine-rich splicing factor RSZ21A, with product MARVYVGSLDPAVTARELEDEFRVFGVLRSVWVARKPPGFAFVDFDDRRDAQDAIKDLDGKNGWRVELSRNASSGRGGRDRSGGSEMKCYECGESGHFARECRLRIGSGGLGSGRRRSRSRSRSRSRSPRYRRSPSYSRRSYSRSPRRRSVSPARGRSVSRSPVRGRDESPAYGNGYRRSRS